From Alienimonas californiensis, a single genomic window includes:
- a CDS encoding PVC-type heme-binding CxxCH protein — protein sequence MIRLSPLALFACLLPAPCFAAELEPEPGDRIALVGNALAEGLQHHNEWEALLYQRFPDRELVVRNLAFPGDEPFLRIRTRDFGSPDDHLKHVGADVILYFFGFNESFAGEAGLEDFKADMTKLVEETKAKDFSGDGAPRIVLVSPIAFEDTGDPHLPDGSAHNPRLEMYSDALKAVAEATDVGFVDLFRPTLDLFNKTDERLTLNGAHLNEAGYEALAPILDAGLFGDGAAESPNPAVVAELDDKNFHWWHRYRAVNGYSIWGPRGLAGSDGTYNNRDVMNRELAILDEMTANRDARVWTLAGGGSVPAEVDDSNTLPFINPKSNVGGEDDKQAKAGKLGSLDYLSAEAQLKSFTLPPGYKIELVASEEQFPELANPVALNFDDAGRLWVAVMPSYPHWKPKTELDDKLLILEDDDGDGQTDRCVTFAGGLHQPTGFEFGMGGVFVAQQPDILFLKDTDGDDRIDVRREFTKDGKDVRIRKLSGFGTADSHHGIAAFEWGPGGNLYFQEGTFKMSQVEDPFGVDRLSEAGVWRYNPRTERTDVHISFAFANPWGHVFDDWGQEFLADASPGENYWGTPISGRIDWPEKHPGGSQGGRVVKEMNLDPNNPYPPFFKKRIRPTAGAELISSRHFPDEVQGDYLITNVIGDRAVLQYDVEEDGSGFTAKEREMLLVNGGDGNFRPVDLQFAPDGSLYIVDWHNALIGHLQHNLRDPARDHTHGRIWRVTYPERPLVEAPKIEGESVPALLDLLDEPELRTRYRARRQLLGRDAAEVLPAVEKWLAGLDESDPSYIRSRLEGLWQYQTHNTVNEPLLKELLTADDPRARAAAVRVLSFWLDRVENPLGLLEERIADEHPRVRLETVRALSFLEGDAAIELALGVLENDVDVFLQYTLDETMRALD from the coding sequence GGGAGGCGCTGCTCTATCAGCGGTTCCCGGACCGCGAGTTGGTCGTGCGGAACCTCGCGTTTCCCGGCGACGAACCGTTCCTGCGGATTCGCACCCGGGACTTCGGCTCCCCGGACGATCATCTGAAGCACGTCGGAGCGGACGTGATTCTGTACTTCTTCGGCTTCAACGAATCCTTCGCCGGCGAGGCCGGGCTGGAGGATTTTAAAGCCGACATGACGAAGCTCGTCGAGGAGACGAAGGCCAAGGATTTCAGCGGCGACGGCGCCCCGCGGATCGTGCTGGTCTCCCCGATCGCCTTTGAAGACACGGGCGACCCGCACCTGCCGGACGGCAGCGCGCATAACCCGCGGCTGGAGATGTACTCCGACGCGCTCAAAGCCGTGGCGGAGGCGACCGACGTCGGCTTCGTGGACCTGTTCCGCCCGACGTTGGACCTGTTCAACAAGACTGACGAGCGGCTGACCCTCAACGGCGCCCACCTCAATGAGGCGGGCTATGAAGCCCTCGCCCCGATCCTCGACGCCGGTCTGTTCGGCGACGGGGCTGCGGAGTCGCCGAACCCCGCGGTGGTCGCGGAGCTCGACGATAAAAACTTTCATTGGTGGCACCGCTATCGGGCCGTCAACGGCTACTCCATCTGGGGGCCGCGAGGTCTGGCCGGCTCCGACGGGACCTATAACAACCGGGACGTGATGAACCGGGAGTTGGCGATCCTCGATGAAATGACCGCCAACCGGGACGCCCGCGTCTGGACGCTCGCCGGCGGCGGCAGCGTGCCGGCGGAGGTCGACGACTCGAACACGCTGCCGTTCATTAATCCGAAGTCGAACGTCGGCGGCGAGGACGACAAGCAGGCGAAGGCCGGCAAGCTGGGATCGCTGGATTATCTCTCGGCCGAGGCGCAGCTCAAATCCTTCACGCTGCCGCCGGGATACAAGATCGAGTTGGTCGCCTCCGAGGAGCAGTTCCCGGAACTGGCGAACCCCGTCGCGTTGAACTTTGACGACGCCGGCCGGCTGTGGGTCGCGGTGATGCCCTCCTACCCGCACTGGAAGCCCAAGACGGAACTGGACGACAAACTGCTGATCCTCGAGGACGACGACGGCGACGGCCAAACCGACCGCTGCGTGACCTTCGCCGGCGGTCTGCACCAGCCGACCGGGTTTGAATTCGGCATGGGCGGCGTCTTCGTGGCCCAGCAGCCAGATATTCTGTTTCTGAAGGACACCGACGGTGACGATCGAATCGACGTCCGCCGGGAGTTCACGAAAGACGGCAAGGACGTCCGCATCCGCAAGCTCTCCGGCTTTGGCACCGCCGACAGTCACCACGGCATCGCCGCGTTCGAGTGGGGGCCGGGCGGCAACCTCTACTTCCAGGAGGGCACGTTCAAAATGAGCCAGGTGGAGGACCCGTTCGGCGTCGACCGCCTCAGCGAGGCCGGCGTCTGGCGGTACAACCCCCGCACGGAGCGGACGGACGTGCATATCTCCTTCGCCTTCGCCAACCCCTGGGGCCACGTCTTCGACGACTGGGGCCAGGAGTTCCTCGCGGACGCCTCCCCGGGCGAGAATTACTGGGGCACGCCCATTTCCGGCCGGATCGACTGGCCCGAAAAGCACCCCGGCGGCAGCCAGGGCGGGCGGGTCGTGAAGGAGATGAACCTCGACCCCAACAACCCCTACCCGCCGTTCTTTAAAAAGCGGATCCGGCCGACCGCCGGGGCGGAACTGATTTCCAGCCGGCACTTCCCGGACGAGGTGCAGGGCGACTATCTGATCACCAACGTGATCGGCGACCGGGCCGTGCTGCAATACGACGTGGAGGAGGACGGCTCCGGCTTCACGGCGAAAGAGCGGGAGATGCTGCTGGTCAACGGGGGCGACGGGAACTTCCGGCCGGTCGATCTCCAGTTCGCCCCGGACGGCTCGCTCTATATCGTCGACTGGCACAACGCTTTGATCGGCCACCTGCAGCACAACCTCCGCGACCCCGCCCGCGACCACACCCACGGTCGCATCTGGCGGGTGACCTATCCGGAGCGGCCGCTGGTCGAAGCGCCCAAGATCGAGGGGGAATCGGTTCCGGCGCTGCTCGATCTGCTGGACGAGCCGGAGTTGCGGACCCGGTACCGGGCCCGCCGTCAGCTGTTGGGCCGCGACGCCGCCGAGGTCCTGCCGGCCGTGGAGAAATGGCTCGCCGGTCTGGATGAATCCGATCCGAGTTATATCCGTAGCCGGCTCGAAGGGCTGTGGCAGTATCAGACCCACAACACGGTCAATGAGCCGTTGTTGAAGGAACTGCTGACCGCCGACGACCCCCGCGCCCGGGCCGCGGCGGTGCGGGTGTTGTCGTTCTGGCTGGACCGCGTGGAGAACCCGCTGGGGCTGCTTGAGGAACGCATCGCCGACGAGCACCCCCGCGTGCGGCTCGAAACGGTGCGGGCGTTGAGCTTCCTGGAGGGCGACGCCGCCATCGAACTGGCCCTGGGCGTGCTGGAAAACGACGTCGACGTCTTCCTGCAGTACACCCTCGACGAAACGATGCGGGCGCTGGATTGA
- a CDS encoding alpha/beta fold hydrolase has product MPRATAFLSPLAALLIAPCVAPAFAQHEHGAHADQAMPGMTAEKPKPPTVFLDKSPRIVEYQLKRLDDARLLLVERETTDPKYAPVYEAILSRPGVSPKERAAALAGLVELNDSDAVAELLRVLEPLGDEDRGDRRAAEQLTNLLLKQPVDALAAKAEALNAAATAENRPLRVAAFAALMQAGKFSVGNAGTSIDWLAALPLVPSAEARVGLREDVVGLLSSDDAAVKKAAIAALAAIPAGQADTFVRLAPLLKNPALRPAAVRTLLTVPAEERNPAVSAAAAGVLVELAEKTAAADRTTDDFLSAMQLADGLFARLPVEEAKALRTRLREVTVRVVRIKTVEEEMRYDIPYFAVEAGRSVQVWLENEDLMPHNLVVTTPGQLRDVAERGMQVGPSGGSTGNPYVPDGEDVLFATELVDAHASSRLTFTAPSEPGEYPYVCTFPRHWMRMYGVMVVVPDLDAWLANPTVPEDPIGNTREFVQKWTVADLLPEGADPEQKLAGRSPEIGQRIFTEATCAQCHRSDSAESLVGPSLVGVFERWKGDDRIVLREMLDPSAHVDPKYAVRQVLTMDGQVFTGLVVAETEESVSILSDPEAKEPTVIAREDVLDMVQSDVSLMPKALLDRFTEDEIFELLAYLRGLESGAAVDAAMSPAAAEDGTPAMPPALPEGKKPQNFKELKAALAPLGYEVVRPNLSPAQGVTEQLGVTFAERETGALKLDLYLPGPNAKPGEEPPLVVLIHGGGWRKGERGGERNKALWLAARGYAAATIDYRLAGTAKFPAAIEDVRAAVQFLRSKAGEYGYDEDRFAVVGSSAGAHLAALLATMNPPAEEQKGLVDAISAQVQAAVVIAGPTDTESKQAIDSSRRPDSNYRLFLGGTFDEVPEQYTAASPAHWATADAPPMLLIGENSLDSFDGLRGKLEKLGVSVDTFVLTGGLHGEWNWEPWFTPTMERIDAFLQKAWQSGDVSQR; this is encoded by the coding sequence ATGCCCCGCGCGACCGCTTTCCTCAGTCCACTCGCTGCGCTTCTCATTGCCCCCTGCGTCGCGCCCGCGTTCGCCCAGCACGAACACGGCGCCCACGCCGATCAGGCGATGCCGGGCATGACGGCGGAAAAGCCCAAGCCGCCGACGGTGTTCCTCGATAAGAGCCCGCGGATCGTTGAATATCAGTTGAAGCGTCTCGACGACGCCCGCTTGCTGTTGGTGGAGCGGGAGACCACCGATCCGAAATACGCCCCGGTTTACGAGGCGATCCTGTCCCGGCCGGGCGTGTCGCCGAAGGAGCGGGCGGCGGCGTTGGCGGGGTTGGTCGAATTGAACGACTCGGACGCCGTCGCCGAACTGCTGCGGGTCCTCGAACCCTTGGGCGATGAGGACCGCGGCGATCGGCGGGCGGCGGAGCAGTTGACGAACCTGCTGCTCAAACAGCCGGTCGACGCCCTGGCCGCCAAAGCGGAGGCGTTGAACGCCGCGGCGACGGCGGAGAACCGGCCGTTGCGGGTCGCGGCGTTCGCGGCGCTGATGCAGGCCGGGAAGTTCTCTGTGGGCAACGCCGGCACCTCGATCGATTGGCTGGCCGCCCTGCCGCTGGTGCCGTCGGCGGAGGCCCGGGTCGGGCTGCGGGAGGACGTCGTGGGGCTGCTCAGCAGCGACGACGCGGCGGTGAAGAAGGCCGCGATCGCCGCCCTCGCCGCGATTCCCGCGGGGCAGGCGGACACCTTCGTGCGGCTCGCCCCGCTGTTGAAGAACCCGGCGCTCCGGCCTGCCGCGGTCCGCACGCTGCTGACCGTGCCCGCCGAGGAGCGCAACCCGGCCGTCAGCGCCGCGGCGGCCGGTGTGCTAGTCGAACTGGCGGAGAAGACGGCCGCCGCCGACCGCACCACCGACGACTTTCTCAGTGCCATGCAGCTGGCCGACGGCCTGTTCGCCCGGCTGCCGGTCGAGGAGGCGAAGGCCCTGCGGACCCGGCTGCGGGAAGTCACGGTGCGGGTGGTCCGCATCAAAACCGTCGAGGAGGAGATGCGGTACGACATCCCCTACTTCGCCGTGGAGGCCGGCCGGTCGGTGCAGGTCTGGCTGGAGAACGAGGACCTCATGCCGCACAACCTGGTCGTCACCACGCCGGGGCAGCTCCGGGACGTGGCCGAACGCGGCATGCAGGTCGGCCCGTCCGGCGGTTCGACCGGCAACCCGTACGTGCCGGACGGTGAGGACGTGCTGTTCGCCACGGAACTGGTCGACGCCCACGCCAGCTCCCGCCTGACCTTCACCGCCCCCAGCGAACCGGGCGAGTACCCCTACGTCTGCACCTTCCCCCGGCACTGGATGCGGATGTACGGGGTGATGGTCGTCGTGCCGGACCTCGACGCCTGGCTCGCGAACCCGACCGTACCGGAAGACCCGATCGGCAACACCCGGGAGTTCGTGCAGAAGTGGACCGTCGCCGACCTGCTGCCGGAGGGGGCGGATCCGGAGCAGAAGCTCGCCGGCCGTTCGCCGGAGATCGGGCAGCGGATCTTCACGGAGGCCACCTGCGCCCAGTGTCATCGGTCGGACTCCGCCGAGAGTCTCGTCGGCCCGTCGCTGGTGGGGGTGTTCGAGCGGTGGAAGGGCGACGATCGCATCGTGCTGCGGGAGATGCTGGATCCCAGCGCCCACGTCGATCCGAAGTACGCCGTCCGGCAGGTGCTGACCATGGACGGGCAGGTCTTCACCGGGCTGGTGGTGGCGGAGACCGAGGAGTCCGTCTCGATCCTCTCCGACCCGGAGGCGAAGGAGCCGACGGTGATCGCCCGGGAGGACGTCCTCGACATGGTGCAGTCGGACGTCTCGCTCATGCCCAAGGCCCTGCTGGACCGCTTCACCGAGGACGAAATCTTCGAGCTGCTGGCCTACCTCCGCGGGCTAGAATCGGGTGCCGCCGTCGACGCGGCGATGTCTCCCGCCGCGGCGGAGGACGGGACCCCCGCGATGCCGCCGGCCCTGCCGGAGGGAAAGAAGCCGCAGAACTTCAAGGAGCTGAAGGCTGCCCTCGCCCCGCTGGGTTATGAGGTCGTCCGGCCGAACCTCAGCCCGGCCCAGGGCGTGACGGAGCAGTTGGGCGTGACCTTCGCCGAGCGGGAGACCGGGGCGTTGAAGCTTGATCTGTATCTGCCCGGGCCGAACGCCAAGCCGGGGGAGGAGCCGCCGCTGGTCGTGCTGATCCACGGCGGCGGATGGCGGAAGGGCGAACGCGGCGGCGAGCGGAACAAGGCCCTCTGGCTGGCCGCCCGCGGCTACGCCGCGGCGACGATCGACTACCGCCTTGCCGGGACCGCGAAGTTCCCCGCGGCGATCGAGGACGTGCGGGCCGCGGTGCAGTTCCTGCGGTCCAAAGCGGGCGAATACGGCTACGACGAAGACCGCTTCGCCGTCGTCGGCAGTTCCGCTGGCGCCCACCTCGCCGCCCTGCTGGCGACGATGAACCCGCCGGCCGAGGAGCAGAAAGGCTTGGTCGACGCCATCAGCGCTCAGGTGCAGGCCGCGGTGGTCATTGCCGGGCCGACGGATACGGAGTCGAAGCAGGCGATCGACAGTTCCCGCCGTCCGGACTCCAACTACCGGCTGTTCCTCGGCGGGACCTTCGATGAGGTCCCGGAGCAGTACACGGCCGCGTCCCCGGCCCACTGGGCGACCGCGGACGCCCCGCCGATGCTGCTGATCGGCGAGAACTCGCTGGACAGCTTCGACGGCCTCCGCGGCAAGCTGGAGAAGCTGGGCGTCTCCGTGGACACCTTCGTCCTCACCGGCGGCCTGCACGGCGAATGGAACTGGGAACCGTGGTTCACGCCCACGATGGAGCGGATCGACGCCTTCCTCCAAAAGGCTTGGCAGAGCGGCGACGTTTCCCAGCGGTGA
- a CDS encoding DUF1552 domain-containing protein, with product MSAFRPARRPGDALPRRTVLKAAGVGLALPWLSAMDGRTAAAAEETPTAPELPEIERGDGPPRRFVAFTLSLGLLGENLNPKQAGKGWEPSRYLEPLTDLRDQLTILSGVSHPGVRSGHRAEASLLTANPAGGNGRGRNTISLDQYLAKHLGGSTRFPSLVLSGGGSNSPCYTDGGAMIPAQDRVEDLFAELFVEDDPAARRQHAQRAAHGRSVMDLVLDDANRLSREVGAGDRRRLDEYFSGVRDLEVRMAADEKWAKSKKPQVEMEPPDEIRDANEFIAKQALMSEVVKLALETDSTRYVVHHLGGSNHRAPLPGVNTGWHSLSHHGKEDDKLTQLAIVEAALIASWGDFLRSLGEVKESGRSLLDSTTVLLTSNLGNASNHDNRNMPVLLAGGGYQHGQHLAHDPQDNAPLPKLFTTIANRHGLGIDRFFGDPGTQSGLELA from the coding sequence ATGTCCGCTTTCCGCCCCGCCCGTCGTCCCGGCGACGCCCTGCCCCGCCGCACCGTGCTGAAGGCCGCCGGCGTGGGGTTGGCCCTGCCGTGGCTCTCCGCGATGGACGGCCGTACCGCCGCCGCCGCGGAGGAGACCCCCACCGCCCCCGAATTGCCGGAGATCGAGCGCGGCGACGGCCCGCCCCGCCGGTTCGTCGCCTTCACGCTGAGCCTCGGCCTGCTGGGCGAGAACCTCAACCCGAAGCAGGCCGGCAAGGGTTGGGAGCCGTCGCGGTACCTGGAGCCGCTGACCGATCTGCGGGACCAGCTGACGATCCTCAGCGGCGTGTCGCACCCCGGCGTTCGCAGCGGGCACCGGGCCGAGGCCAGCCTGTTGACCGCCAACCCCGCTGGCGGTAACGGCCGGGGGCGGAACACGATCAGCCTGGATCAGTACCTCGCCAAGCACCTCGGCGGTTCGACGCGGTTCCCCTCGCTGGTGCTGTCCGGCGGCGGGTCGAACAGCCCCTGCTACACCGACGGCGGGGCGATGATCCCCGCCCAGGACCGCGTGGAAGACCTGTTCGCGGAGCTGTTCGTCGAGGACGACCCCGCCGCCCGCCGTCAGCACGCCCAGCGGGCCGCCCACGGCCGCAGCGTGATGGACCTGGTGCTGGACGACGCGAACCGGCTCTCCCGCGAAGTCGGCGCCGGCGACCGCCGCCGGCTGGACGAGTACTTCAGCGGCGTCCGCGACCTGGAGGTCCGCATGGCCGCCGACGAGAAGTGGGCCAAGTCGAAGAAGCCGCAGGTCGAGATGGAGCCGCCGGACGAAATCCGGGACGCCAACGAGTTCATCGCCAAGCAGGCGTTGATGTCCGAGGTCGTGAAGCTGGCCCTGGAGACCGATTCGACCCGCTATGTGGTGCATCACCTCGGCGGCTCCAACCACCGGGCGCCGCTGCCGGGCGTGAATACCGGCTGGCACAGCCTGTCGCACCACGGCAAGGAGGATGACAAACTCACGCAGCTCGCGATCGTCGAAGCCGCGCTGATCGCCAGTTGGGGCGACTTCCTGCGCAGCCTGGGCGAGGTGAAGGAGTCCGGCCGCAGCCTGCTGGACAGCACGACCGTGCTGCTGACCTCGAACCTCGGCAACGCCTCGAACCACGACAACCGCAACATGCCGGTACTCCTCGCCGGCGGCGGCTACCAGCACGGCCAGCACCTCGCCCACGACCCGCAGGACAACGCCCCGCTGCCGAAGTTGTTCACCACGATCGCCAACCGCCACGGCCTCGGCATCGACCGCTTCTTCGGCGACCCCGGCACCCAAAGCGGGCTGGAACTGGCCTGA
- a CDS encoding DUF1588 domain-containing protein, which translates to MVFLLSSLELRAAAAAAPEVGAMRSFLEANCSDCHANGATEGGFELSSLPDEPTVHDAGRWDRVYDRIQGGEMPPADYGPLDRGESRDFLFDLSRWLSTQQSVEISEKGRSRGRRLTALQLERTLQATLGIDVPLASLLPPDRRHHGFTTVTEGGLSHHDLAAHLEVVDAALEEAFDRARTPQAVWEKELSAKDLARTNPNRRCREPELYKEMAVSWSTRLVYVGRLPVTTARDGGGWHRLTFEAEALKAPKEGLWCTVRTGKLSSSAPTMQDVGTFLVTDQPKTYTFEAWLPEGDMFEVRPNDHRLKQGQTPGGQVGAGEMQPQNVAGLGLHKATLTRFHRGPSDEEVRALLFGDVETQWVKNEDRKKGQPSGWHEPKPRNPQGALSALMRQFADRAFRRSVDSASLAPYIADAQANLQAGQSFTEALRGGYRALLCSPRFIYHVEEPGELDGPALAARLAYFLTGGPPDAELAALGANGEITKDDVLRAQTERLLTEERHGVRGLERFVQDFAFEWLDLSELDATEVISLYPAFDPALQISMRDQTHALLRAMFAEDLSVTHVVDADFVFLNERLADQYDLPFTAKPTEWSPENGGLIRVPLPKDSPRGGLLTQGSILKHTADGAATSPILRGVWASERLLGITVPPPPENIPAVEPDTRGSTTIREQLAKHRADPSCASCHVKVDPVGFALESFDPAGAFRTDYMTRRGGKTVPRAPVDPSYEMPDGASFDDVVGFQKLATRRPDPLAANLASHLLTYATGAPVAFADRRAIDDVVWQARDADYGTRSLLHACIQSPLFRRK; encoded by the coding sequence GTGGTCTTCCTCCTCAGCTCGCTTGAGCTGCGCGCCGCGGCTGCCGCGGCGCCGGAGGTGGGCGCGATGCGGAGCTTCCTGGAAGCGAACTGCAGTGACTGCCACGCGAACGGGGCGACGGAGGGCGGCTTTGAGCTGTCCTCCCTGCCGGACGAGCCCACCGTTCACGACGCCGGCCGCTGGGACCGCGTGTATGACCGCATTCAGGGCGGCGAGATGCCGCCGGCCGATTACGGCCCGCTGGATCGGGGAGAGAGCCGCGACTTTCTGTTCGATCTCTCCCGCTGGCTCTCCACGCAGCAGTCCGTGGAGATCTCCGAGAAGGGCCGCTCCCGCGGGCGGCGGCTGACGGCCCTCCAACTGGAGCGGACGTTGCAGGCGACGCTCGGCATCGACGTGCCGCTGGCCTCTCTCCTCCCGCCGGACCGCCGCCACCACGGCTTCACCACCGTGACCGAGGGCGGGCTGAGCCACCACGACCTCGCCGCCCACCTGGAGGTGGTCGACGCGGCGCTGGAGGAGGCGTTCGACCGGGCGCGGACCCCGCAGGCCGTCTGGGAGAAGGAGCTGTCCGCGAAGGATCTGGCCCGCACCAACCCGAACCGCCGCTGCCGCGAGCCGGAGCTCTACAAAGAAATGGCGGTCAGCTGGTCGACGAGGCTGGTCTACGTCGGCCGTCTGCCCGTCACGACGGCCCGGGACGGCGGCGGCTGGCACCGGCTGACTTTCGAGGCCGAGGCCCTCAAAGCCCCCAAGGAGGGCCTGTGGTGCACCGTCCGCACCGGCAAGCTCTCCTCCAGCGCCCCGACAATGCAGGACGTGGGCACGTTCCTCGTCACCGACCAGCCGAAAACCTACACCTTTGAAGCGTGGCTGCCGGAGGGCGACATGTTCGAGGTGCGGCCCAACGACCACCGCCTCAAACAGGGCCAGACCCCCGGCGGGCAGGTCGGCGCCGGCGAGATGCAGCCGCAGAACGTCGCCGGCCTCGGCCTGCATAAGGCCACGCTGACCCGTTTCCACCGCGGCCCCTCCGACGAGGAGGTCCGCGCGCTGCTGTTCGGCGACGTGGAAACGCAGTGGGTCAAGAACGAGGACCGCAAGAAGGGCCAGCCCTCCGGCTGGCACGAACCCAAACCGCGGAACCCCCAGGGGGCGCTGTCGGCGCTGATGCGGCAGTTCGCCGACCGGGCCTTCCGCCGGTCCGTCGATTCCGCCTCGCTGGCCCCCTACATCGCCGACGCCCAGGCGAATCTGCAGGCCGGGCAGTCCTTCACGGAGGCCCTGCGAGGCGGCTATCGGGCCCTGCTGTGCAGCCCGCGGTTCATCTACCACGTCGAGGAACCGGGCGAACTGGACGGCCCGGCGTTGGCGGCCCGGCTGGCCTACTTCCTCACCGGCGGCCCGCCGGACGCGGAACTCGCCGCCCTCGGCGCCAACGGGGAGATCACGAAGGACGACGTGCTGCGGGCCCAGACGGAACGCCTGCTGACGGAGGAACGCCACGGCGTCCGCGGCCTCGAGCGCTTCGTGCAGGACTTTGCCTTTGAGTGGCTGGACCTCTCCGAGCTGGACGCCACGGAGGTGATCTCCCTCTACCCCGCCTTCGACCCGGCGTTGCAGATCTCCATGCGGGATCAGACGCACGCCCTGTTGCGGGCGATGTTCGCCGAGGACCTGTCCGTCACGCATGTGGTGGACGCGGACTTCGTTTTCCTGAACGAACGGCTCGCCGACCAGTACGACCTGCCGTTCACAGCGAAGCCGACGGAGTGGAGCCCGGAGAACGGCGGGCTGATCCGCGTGCCGTTGCCGAAGGACAGCCCCCGCGGCGGGCTGCTCACGCAGGGTTCGATCCTGAAGCACACTGCCGACGGCGCCGCCACCAGTCCGATCCTGCGGGGCGTGTGGGCCTCCGAACGGCTGTTGGGCATCACCGTCCCGCCGCCGCCGGAGAACATCCCCGCCGTCGAGCCGGACACCCGCGGCTCCACCACCATCCGCGAACAGCTCGCCAAGCACCGGGCCGACCCGAGTTGCGCCAGTTGCCACGTGAAGGTGGACCCGGTCGGCTTCGCGTTGGAATCGTTCGATCCCGCGGGGGCCTTCCGCACCGATTACATGACGCGGCGGGGCGGGAAGACTGTCCCCCGGGCGCCGGTCGATCCGAGTTACGAGATGCCGGACGGCGCCTCCTTCGACGACGTGGTCGGCTTCCAGAAGTTGGCGACCCGCCGCCCGGACCCGCTCGCCGCGAACCTCGCCAGTCACCTGCTGACCTACGCCACCGGCGCCCCGGTCGCTTTCGCCGACCGCCGGGCGATCGACGACGTCGTCTGGCAGGCCCGCGACGCCGACTACGGCACGCGGTCCCTGCTGCACGCGTGCATTCAAAGCCCGCTCTTCCGCCGGAAGTAA
- a CDS encoding DMT family transporter yields the protein MAAPALSAAAPGDGRAVTIGTLLGLCSALTYTLANAALRDLSRPDDLDWSLWVTFCKAAPVVLTAWTLVGWRTARGLPALPPRSVLPRLMAAGVLAQLGGNLMFQEALGVLGLALTVPVTFTGIILCGAGLGWFVLGEPVGVRQGVSIVLLITATAALSLAAPDAAEAVLRQSLIGAHADPLRVALAVATALGAGCAYGTLGVVIRKTGGEGVGVSGTLAPLSLAGLISLAALLGLRSGAGWQSVNPIAGTPPEAVPSLLIAGAANATAFFCIAAALHRIPVVRSNLLNASQAAMAGVVGVVWFEEPPTGWLALGITLTIAGLALLGLRKPRRRTPRRPPPA from the coding sequence TTGGCCGCCCCCGCCCTTTCCGCCGCGGCTCCCGGGGACGGCCGCGCCGTGACGATCGGCACGCTGCTGGGCCTGTGCAGCGCCCTGACCTACACGCTGGCGAACGCCGCCCTGCGGGACCTCAGCCGGCCGGACGACCTCGACTGGTCGCTGTGGGTCACCTTCTGCAAGGCGGCCCCGGTCGTCCTGACGGCGTGGACGCTGGTCGGGTGGAGGACCGCCCGGGGGTTGCCGGCGCTGCCGCCGCGGTCGGTCCTGCCGCGGCTGATGGCGGCGGGCGTGCTGGCTCAACTCGGCGGGAACCTGATGTTTCAGGAGGCCCTGGGCGTGCTGGGGCTGGCCCTCACGGTGCCGGTGACGTTCACCGGCATCATCCTGTGCGGGGCCGGGCTGGGCTGGTTCGTGCTGGGAGAACCGGTCGGCGTGCGGCAGGGGGTGTCAATCGTGCTGCTGATCACGGCGACGGCGGCCCTGAGCCTCGCGGCGCCGGACGCGGCGGAGGCGGTGCTCCGGCAGTCGCTGATCGGGGCGCACGCCGATCCGCTGCGGGTGGCGCTCGCGGTGGCGACGGCGCTGGGGGCCGGCTGTGCCTACGGCACGCTGGGGGTGGTGATCCGCAAGACCGGCGGCGAGGGCGTGGGGGTGTCCGGCACGCTGGCCCCATTGAGCCTCGCCGGGCTGATCAGCCTGGCGGCGCTGCTCGGCCTGCGGAGCGGCGCCGGCTGGCAGTCCGTGAACCCCATCGCCGGCACGCCGCCGGAGGCCGTCCCCTCCCTGCTGATCGCCGGGGCGGCGAACGCGACGGCCTTCTTCTGCATCGCCGCGGCCCTGCACCGCATCCCGGTGGTGCGGTCGAACCTGCTGAACGCCTCGCAGGCAGCGATGGCGGGGGTCGTGGGCGTCGTCTGGTTCGAGGAGCCGCCGACCGGCTGGCTGGCGCTCGGGATCACCCTGACGATCGCCGGGCTGGCACTGCTCGGCCTGCGCAAACCCCGGCGTCGAACGCCCCGCCGCCCCCCGCCGGCGTGA